A DNA window from Candidatus Hydrogenedentota bacterium contains the following coding sequences:
- the glnA gene encoding type I glutamate--ammonia ligase yields MHKDYTPKDVMDLIKQKGIQFIDLRFMDFPGLQQHMTFPVSVFKEELFEEGLGFDGSSIRGWQAINESDMLVLPDPRTATMDPFSTLPTLILYCNILDPITKERYTRDPRNIAMKAENYLLSTGIADTCFVGPEAEFFIFDDLRYGQGPQSGFYYIDSAEAIWNSGREEKPNLGYKLRHKEGYFPLPPSDSQHNLRQEMSAVMLEAGLGVECHHHEVATAGQAEIDLRFSPLTNMADQLTLFKYIIKNVARRNNKVVTFMPKPMFGDNGSGMHCHLSLWKEGVPLFAGNKYAGLSQEALWFIGGLLKHCEALVAITNPTTNSFRRLVPGYEAPVNIAYSARNRSACARIPMYSPSPKAKRVEFRVPDPSCNPYMAFSALLMAGLDGIQNRIDPGEPMDKDLYDLPPEEKALIPQVPGSLGDALIALEKDHEFLLKGDVFTADSLDTWISYKRVNEVEAVNLRPHPYEFHLYSDI; encoded by the coding sequence ATGCACAAAGACTACACCCCAAAAGACGTGATGGACCTGATCAAGCAGAAGGGCATCCAGTTCATTGACCTGCGGTTCATGGACTTCCCCGGCCTGCAGCAGCACATGACCTTTCCGGTCTCCGTGTTCAAGGAGGAGCTCTTCGAGGAGGGCCTGGGCTTCGACGGGTCCAGCATCCGCGGATGGCAGGCCATCAACGAGAGCGACATGCTGGTGCTGCCGGACCCGCGGACGGCGACCATGGACCCCTTCTCCACCCTGCCGACGCTGATCCTCTACTGCAACATCCTGGACCCGATCACCAAGGAGCGCTACACGCGCGACCCGCGCAACATCGCCATGAAGGCGGAGAACTACCTGCTTTCCACGGGCATCGCGGACACCTGCTTCGTCGGCCCCGAGGCCGAGTTCTTCATCTTCGACGACCTCCGCTACGGCCAGGGCCCGCAGAGCGGGTTCTACTACATTGACAGCGCCGAGGCCATCTGGAACAGCGGCCGCGAGGAGAAGCCAAACCTCGGCTACAAGCTGCGCCACAAGGAGGGGTACTTCCCCCTGCCCCCGTCGGACAGCCAGCACAACCTGCGCCAGGAGATGTCCGCCGTCATGCTCGAGGCGGGGCTCGGCGTCGAGTGCCACCACCACGAGGTGGCCACCGCCGGCCAGGCCGAGATTGACCTGCGCTTCTCCCCCCTCACCAACATGGCCGACCAGCTCACCCTCTTCAAGTACATCATCAAGAACGTGGCCCGGCGGAACAACAAGGTCGTGACCTTCATGCCCAAGCCCATGTTCGGCGACAACGGCTCCGGCATGCACTGCCACCTTTCCCTGTGGAAGGAGGGCGTGCCCCTCTTCGCGGGCAACAAGTACGCCGGGCTCAGCCAGGAGGCCCTGTGGTTCATCGGCGGCCTGCTCAAGCACTGCGAGGCGCTCGTGGCCATCACCAACCCCACCACCAACAGCTTCCGCCGCCTGGTGCCGGGCTACGAGGCCCCGGTGAACATCGCCTACTCGGCCCGCAACCGCAGCGCCTGCGCCCGCATCCCCATGTATTCGCCCAGCCCCAAGGCCAAGCGCGTCGAGTTCCGCGTGCCCGACCCCTCCTGCAACCCCTACATGGCCTTCTCCGCCCTCCTCATGGCGGGCCTCGACGGCATCCAGAACCGCATTGACCCGGGCGAGCCGATGGACAAGGACCTCTACGACCTGCCGCCGGAGGAGAAGGCCCTGATCCCGCAGGTGCCCGGCAGTCTGGGCGACGCCCTCATCGCCCTGGAAAAGGACCACGAGTTCCTCCTCAAGGGCGATGTCTTCACCGCCGACTCGCTGGACACGTGGATCAGCTACAAGCGGGTGAACGAGGTCGAGGCGGTCAACCTGAGGCCGCACCCCTACGAGTTCCACCTCTATTCCGACATCTGA
- a CDS encoding sodium/solute symporter (Members of the Solute:Sodium Symporter (SSS), TC 2.A.21 as described in tcdb.org, catalyze solute:Na+ symport. Known solutes for members of the family include sugars, amino acids, nucleosides, inositols, vitamins, urea or anions, depending on the system.) has protein sequence MQFVHLHWIDFTIIAVYMVGCFVIGLYTTKYIDNAGDFFLAGKALPFWAIGFSIVVSDIGATDFVGVAGNAYTYGISAANFDWLGSMPAMVFAAFIFVPYFWRSGVFTIPEFLGRRYNAGVQLINAGIWIMVMLISLVMMLWTTADDLVRTVLGYDPMVTVWAMALITGFYTFSGGLSAVVMTDVVQLVVMYVGGLSLLALSLWEVGGWGSLREGVAAMGDQFANHFTILLPNDHSAFPWSGIVFGLGVVMAVAYMSGNQAIVHRTLGARTEWDAKAGMLLGGFLKSFIPLMVALPGLCALIYLPNVIKADPSVVPAEMVEHIETAAGVMPMLKEQDKVVPTMMRLMLPPGLQGLMFAGLFAALMSSISGTLSSASTIFVTDIFNRSKVLLGGKPLNERQALNWGRGFTAFLIIASAVLAPQFARVGGLYNFIQTILSLFQGPTLAILLLGILWKRANRWGALTGLITGVFFCFILWCVPGLFPSEDPFLYVAMFSFVFAMVVTVVVSLLTPPEPEDKIRGLVWGSVLKDTETQAALEERVSQ, from the coding sequence ATGCAATTTGTACACCTCCACTGGATAGACTTCACCATCATCGCCGTGTACATGGTGGGCTGCTTCGTCATCGGCCTGTACACCACCAAGTACATTGACAACGCCGGGGACTTCTTCCTCGCGGGGAAGGCGCTTCCCTTCTGGGCCATCGGCTTCTCCATCGTGGTGAGCGACATCGGGGCGACGGACTTCGTGGGGGTGGCGGGCAACGCGTACACCTACGGCATTTCGGCGGCCAATTTCGACTGGCTGGGCTCCATGCCCGCGATGGTCTTCGCCGCGTTCATCTTCGTGCCCTATTTCTGGCGCTCCGGCGTGTTCACAATCCCGGAGTTCCTGGGGCGGCGCTACAACGCGGGCGTGCAGCTCATCAACGCGGGCATCTGGATCATGGTCATGCTGATCTCGCTGGTCATGATGCTGTGGACCACGGCGGACGACTTGGTGCGGACTGTGCTGGGCTACGACCCGATGGTGACCGTGTGGGCCATGGCCCTCATCACGGGCTTCTACACCTTCTCCGGCGGCCTGTCGGCGGTGGTGATGACCGACGTGGTGCAGCTGGTGGTCATGTATGTGGGCGGCCTGTCGCTGCTGGCCCTGAGCCTGTGGGAGGTCGGCGGCTGGGGCAGCCTGCGCGAGGGCGTCGCGGCCATGGGCGACCAGTTCGCCAACCACTTCACCATCCTGCTTCCCAACGACCACTCGGCCTTCCCCTGGTCCGGCATCGTGTTCGGGCTGGGCGTGGTGATGGCCGTCGCCTACATGAGCGGAAACCAGGCCATCGTCCACCGCACGCTCGGCGCGCGGACCGAGTGGGACGCCAAGGCCGGCATGCTGCTGGGCGGCTTCCTGAAGTCCTTCATCCCCCTGATGGTGGCGCTGCCGGGGCTGTGCGCCCTGATTTACCTGCCCAACGTGATCAAGGCCGACCCGTCGGTGGTGCCCGCCGAGATGGTGGAGCACATTGAGACGGCGGCGGGCGTGATGCCCATGCTGAAGGAGCAGGACAAGGTGGTGCCGACGATGATGCGGCTCATGCTGCCGCCGGGCCTTCAGGGCCTGATGTTCGCGGGGCTCTTCGCGGCGCTCATGTCCAGCATCTCGGGCACCCTGAGCTCCGCGTCCACCATCTTTGTGACGGACATCTTCAACCGGTCCAAGGTGCTGCTGGGCGGCAAGCCGCTCAACGAGCGGCAGGCGCTCAACTGGGGCCGCGGCTTCACCGCGTTCCTCATCATCGCGAGCGCGGTGCTCGCCCCGCAGTTCGCCCGCGTGGGCGGCCTCTACAACTTCATCCAGACCATCCTGTCGCTGTTCCAGGGGCCGACCCTGGCCATCCTGCTGCTCGGCATCCTGTGGAAGCGGGCAAACCGCTGGGGGGCGCTCACGGGCCTCATCACCGGCGTGTTCTTCTGCTTCATTCTCTGGTGCGTTCCGGGGCTCTTCCCCTCGGAGGACCCCTTCCTGTACGTCGCCATGTTCTCCTTCGTTTTTGCCATGGTGGTCACGGTGGTGGTCAGCCTGCTGACGCCTCCGGAGCCTGAGGACAAGATACGCGGGCTGGTGTGGGGTTCCGTCCTGAAGGACACGGAAACCCAGGCCGCGCTGGAAGAAAGGGTGTCGCAATGA
- a CDS encoding glycosyltransferase, which yields MIVSLAPETLDLSVVLPCLNEAENLRVLLPDLRRALDSLGVSWEILVVDGDSADDTPEVARAEGVRYVREETKGYGAAIMRGFHEAGGLHVLTMDADLSHPARFISDLWAARDTADLVIASRYVPGGGADQPAFRLFLSRVINAFFGRGLSLPARDLSSGFRIYRRAVLRGMAVEHANFAVLMEILLKILAGGGSAAEIPFHYEPRVQGQSHARVFAFGLEYLRLFRRMWRLRNSIDFPDYDWRAHDSRIWFQRYWQRKRHEIILRFAPKEGRVADIGCGSSRILADLPHAIGVDLRRDKLRFMRRVHGPLVQGDGMRLPFAGASLDGVISSEIIEHIPDEGGRHIDELLRVLRPGGILVLGTPDYGGWQWPLIEWFYGKAAPGAYAHEHVTRYTRERLREALKERGCELLDEDAICRAELILKARKAGGHD from the coding sequence ATGATCGTCTCGCTCGCCCCCGAAACGCTGGACCTGAGCGTGGTCCTCCCCTGCCTCAACGAGGCCGAAAACCTGCGCGTCCTCCTGCCGGACCTGCGCCGCGCGCTCGACAGTCTCGGCGTGTCCTGGGAAATCCTCGTGGTGGACGGCGACTCCGCCGACGACACACCCGAAGTCGCGCGCGCGGAGGGCGTCCGGTATGTCCGCGAGGAAACCAAAGGCTACGGCGCGGCCATCATGCGCGGCTTTCACGAGGCCGGGGGCCTCCATGTGCTCACCATGGACGCGGACCTCTCCCACCCCGCGCGGTTCATCTCGGACCTCTGGGCCGCCCGCGACACCGCCGACCTGGTCATCGCGTCGCGCTATGTCCCCGGCGGCGGCGCGGACCAGCCCGCGTTCCGCCTCTTCCTCAGCCGCGTGATCAACGCCTTCTTCGGGAGGGGACTCTCCCTGCCCGCCCGGGACCTCTCCAGCGGCTTCCGCATCTACCGCAGGGCCGTCCTGCGCGGCATGGCGGTGGAGCACGCGAACTTCGCCGTGCTCATGGAGATCCTGCTCAAAATCCTCGCGGGCGGCGGAAGCGCGGCCGAGATCCCCTTCCACTACGAGCCGCGCGTGCAGGGGCAGTCCCACGCCCGCGTGTTCGCCTTCGGCCTGGAGTACCTGCGCCTCTTCCGCCGCATGTGGCGGCTCCGCAACAGCATTGACTTCCCCGACTACGACTGGCGCGCCCACGACAGCCGCATCTGGTTCCAGCGCTACTGGCAGCGCAAACGCCACGAAATCATCCTGCGCTTCGCGCCAAAAGAGGGCCGCGTCGCCGACATCGGCTGCGGCAGCAGCCGCATCCTCGCCGACCTCCCCCACGCCATAGGCGTGGACCTCCGCCGCGACAAGCTCCGCTTCATGCGACGCGTCCACGGCCCCCTGGTCCAGGGCGACGGCATGCGCCTGCCCTTCGCCGGTGCCTCCCTCGACGGCGTCATCTCCTCCGAAATCATCGAGCACATCCCCGACGAGGGCGGACGCCACATTGACGAGCTCCTGCGCGTGCTGCGGCCCGGCGGCATCCTCGTCCTCGGCACCCCCGACTACGGCGGATGGCAGTGGCCCCTCATCGAGTGGTTCTACGGGAAGGCCGCCCCCGGCGCCTACGCCCACGAGCACGTCACCCGCTACACCCGCGAGCGCCTCCGCGAGGCCCTCAAAGAGCGCGGCTGCGAACTCCTCGACGAGGACGCCATCTGCCGCGCCGAACTCATCCTGAAGGCCAGAAAGGCCGGCGGCCACGACTGA
- a CDS encoding nucleotidyltransferase family protein, protein MRREETLELLSRSKPALAARFGVIRLALFGSTVRDSAGPGSDVDVLVAFDGPATSGRYFGVQFYLEDLLGCSVDLVTEKALRSELRPHIEREMVSV, encoded by the coding sequence ATGAGGCGAGAAGAGACATTGGAATTGCTTTCCCGCAGCAAGCCCGCGCTTGCGGCCCGTTTTGGTGTCATCCGGCTGGCCCTGTTCGGCTCCACGGTGCGGGATTCGGCGGGTCCCGGGAGTGATGTGGATGTTCTGGTGGCCTTTGACGGCCCCGCCACGTCCGGCCGGTATTTCGGGGTCCAGTTCTATCTCGAGGATCTGCTGGGGTGTTCGGTGGACCTGGTCACAGAGAAGGCCCTCCGGTCTGAGTTGCGCCCCCACATCGAACGGGAGATGGTTTCCGTTTGA
- a CDS encoding redoxin domain-containing protein, with amino-acid sequence MGLNGFGRGLFEREVVTDADGRFLFSDLPPGKYRLGRVLRPPRRGVECGKVGPVTAPMAFVELREGETATVTLGGGAVVRGRIVVPECCPPAWHAAEFDLDSIGGGAQRGCYLVPFEKDRTFRIPDVLPGEYSAHIDLYVGTSDSRYGAGQMLFKVSVPEGASGETIDLGDILPHRATFSRKFSAGGFSFSTLEGGVFRLSRHRGQWVVLHFWSASCPASFGEMCALKEWITGAPEGGTPQVISVNLGDTAEEISAFMGGEDFPWPVVLAEKPDSQFAKNLYHINTLPSTTVVRPDGNIQTRNLRGAGLVDDCRAAIAEGDAESAPWESGHTPPGEIISLPMDTSIGLLEAWTPGRNALDWGLPYREPSRLGVAKGEIEIPPDIELVLQPALHPVYDPEDPGVRRLFSRIDRLEHRVGSSGDPDSWSAETVAMAQRMPNLRAVHTAFLRQTLAQGLSGLKTLRELYVDWRVSEEELSLCSWPPSLEFVSLNSPPNNLASLPGIPGLKEVEIVMSDRRYQEGKVEMLAPFLDRPDITLRIMFLRESFTRDDVEYLARFPQIVSLAFSFASFNASPSADLDRLIPLLARLQRMRRLSFGYGRLSNAGIEALAKFPQLEILRIHNLRPVTDEELKLLATLPKLKFLSVRAGKLTDSAVPLFFAMPALEKLYFLESPAISPEGLARLREKVVLVDSQF; translated from the coding sequence ATGGGTCTTAACGGGTTTGGAAGGGGATTGTTCGAGCGTGAGGTGGTCACGGACGCCGACGGACGCTTCCTGTTTTCGGACCTTCCCCCGGGCAAGTACCGGCTGGGCCGTGTGCTGCGTCCGCCGCGCCGCGGCGTGGAATGCGGAAAGGTCGGCCCCGTCACGGCTCCGATGGCATTCGTTGAGCTTCGGGAAGGGGAGACCGCCACGGTCACCTTGGGAGGCGGTGCTGTGGTCAGGGGCCGCATCGTGGTTCCTGAGTGTTGTCCTCCGGCCTGGCATGCCGCGGAGTTCGACCTTGATTCCATCGGCGGCGGAGCTCAGCGGGGGTGTTATCTGGTTCCTTTCGAAAAGGACCGAACATTCCGAATACCCGACGTGCTTCCCGGAGAATATTCCGCCCATATTGACCTTTACGTCGGCACCTCAGACTCGAGGTATGGCGCGGGACAGATGTTGTTCAAGGTTTCTGTTCCGGAGGGGGCGTCTGGGGAGACGATTGATTTGGGGGACATCCTGCCCCATCGGGCGACATTCTCCAGGAAGTTTTCCGCAGGCGGTTTTTCCTTTTCAACGCTGGAAGGGGGTGTCTTCCGGCTCTCCCGGCACAGGGGACAATGGGTGGTGCTGCATTTCTGGTCCGCGTCGTGCCCGGCGTCCTTTGGGGAGATGTGCGCCCTCAAGGAGTGGATCACCGGCGCTCCGGAGGGCGGGACGCCTCAAGTCATCTCGGTAAACCTGGGGGATACGGCGGAGGAGATCAGCGCCTTCATGGGGGGGGAGGACTTTCCGTGGCCCGTGGTCCTGGCGGAGAAACCGGACTCCCAGTTTGCGAAAAATCTCTACCACATAAACACGCTTCCCTCCACCACGGTGGTTCGTCCTGATGGAAACATTCAGACACGGAACCTAAGGGGGGCCGGGCTGGTGGATGACTGCCGGGCGGCGATCGCCGAGGGGGATGCGGAGAGCGCCCCGTGGGAGAGCGGCCACACGCCGCCGGGGGAGATCATCTCGCTGCCCATGGACACCTCCATTGGCCTGCTGGAAGCCTGGACACCCGGCCGAAATGCCCTTGACTGGGGACTGCCGTATCGCGAGCCCAGCAGGTTGGGCGTGGCGAAAGGGGAGATTGAAATCCCCCCGGATATCGAACTGGTGCTTCAGCCGGCCCTTCATCCGGTTTATGACCCGGAAGACCCCGGCGTCCGGCGGCTCTTTTCCAGAATAGACAGACTGGAGCACCGCGTGGGAAGCAGCGGCGATCCTGACAGCTGGTCGGCGGAGACGGTGGCCATGGCACAACGAATGCCGAATCTGAGGGCGGTGCACACCGCATTCCTCCGGCAGACCCTGGCGCAGGGGCTCAGCGGCCTGAAGACACTGCGAGAGCTGTATGTTGACTGGCGCGTGTCCGAAGAGGAACTGTCCCTTTGCTCCTGGCCGCCCTCGCTGGAATTCGTTTCCCTCAACTCTCCTCCGAACAACCTTGCTTCCCTGCCCGGCATTCCCGGATTGAAGGAGGTGGAGATTGTCATGAGCGACCGCAGGTATCAAGAGGGGAAGGTGGAGATGCTGGCCCCCTTTCTGGACCGCCCGGACATAACCCTCCGCATCATGTTTCTCCGCGAAAGCTTCACGCGCGACGATGTCGAATATCTCGCGCGGTTTCCCCAGATCGTCTCTTTGGCATTCTCCTTTGCCAGCTTCAATGCCAGCCCCTCTGCAGACTTGGACAGGCTTATTCCGTTGCTGGCCCGCCTCCAGCGCATGCGCCGCCTTTCCTTCGGTTATGGCCGGCTTTCAAATGCGGGAATTGAGGCGCTGGCCAAGTTTCCACAACTGGAGATTCTCAGGATACACAATCTCAGGCCTGTCACGGACGAGGAGTTGAAACTGCTTGCCACGCTTCCAAAGCTGAAGTTCCTGTCCGTGCGCGCCGGGAAACTGACAGACAGCGCCGTGCCCCTCTTTTTTGCCATGCCCGCCCTGGAGAAGCTGTACTTTCTCGAAAGTCCGGCCATCAGCCCGGAAGGGCTCGCGCGCTTGCGGGAGAAAGTGGTGCTTGTTGACAGCCAATTCTAG